A window from Bos indicus isolate NIAB-ARS_2022 breed Sahiwal x Tharparkar chromosome 1, NIAB-ARS_B.indTharparkar_mat_pri_1.0, whole genome shotgun sequence encodes these proteins:
- the LOC109563213 gene encoding LOW QUALITY PROTEIN: trafficking protein particle complex subunit 1 (The sequence of the model RefSeq protein was modified relative to this genomic sequence to represent the inferred CDS: inserted 2 bases in 1 codon; deleted 1 base in 1 codon; substituted 4 bases at 4 genomic stop codons), with protein MMVHNLHLFDQNGVCLHYSKWXLKKQAGIPKEAAYKLTCGLLFFTHSFVCKMSPPDMKDSFLDFQTSRYKFHYYKTLTGIEGGHEYXLGVGPSXEVPHRTHSVLXVQLVVKNPLCPLGQTVPGDRFLFXLVSHVIHSVPFFSAWLGEGSTLYHPSEEFLSIASPF; from the exons ATGATGGTCCACAACCTGCACCTATTTGACCAGAATGGAGTGTGTCTGCATTACAGCAAGTG ACTGAAGAAGCAAGCGGGGATCCCCAAGGAGGCGGCCTACAAGCTGACGTGTGGGCTGCTCTTCTTTACCCACTCCTTTGTTTGCAAGATGTCCCCGCCAGACATGAAGGACAGCTTTCTGGACTTCCAAACTAGTCGTTACAAGTTCCACTACTACAAGACACTCACTGGGATCGAGGGTGGTCATGAATACTGATTGGGTGTGGGGCCCAGCTGAGAGGTGCCTCACCGCACCCACAGTGTGCTGTAAGTTCagctggtggtgaagaatcctctgTGCCCTCTGGGCCAAACTGTGCCAGGTGATCGCTTCCTCTTCTGACTGGTCTCCCACGTC ATCCATTCTGTGCCCTTCTTCTCTGCCTGGTTGGGTGAAGGCAGCACTCTATATCACCCTTCAGAAGAATTCCTGTCCATTGCCAGCCCtttctaa